A single window of Balaenoptera acutorostrata chromosome X, mBalAcu1.1, whole genome shotgun sequence DNA harbors:
- the UBA1 gene encoding ubiquitin-like modifier-activating enzyme 1 — MSGSPLSKKRRVSGPDPKPGSNCSPARSVLSEVPSVPTNGMAKNGSEADIDEGLYSRQLYVLGHEAMKRLQTSSVLVSGLRGLGVEIAKNIILGGVKAVTLHDQGTAQWADLSSQFYLREEDIGKNRAEVSQPHLAELNSYVPVSAYTGPLVEDFLSDFQVVVLTNTPLEDQLRVGEFCHSHGIKLVVADTRGLFGQLFCDFGEEMILTDSNGEQPLSAMVSMVTKDNPGVVTCLDEARHGFESGDFVSFSEVQGMIELNGSQPMEIKVLGPYTFSICDTSNFSDYIRGGIVSQVKVPKKISFKSLLASLAEPDFVMTDFAKFSRPTQLHIGFQALHQFCAQHGRPPRPRNEEDATELVTLAQAVNAQALPAVQQDSLDEDLIRKLAYVAAGDLAPINAFIGGLAAQEVMKACSGKFMPIMQWLYFDALECLPEDKEALTEDKCLPRQNRYDGQVAVFGSYLQEKLGKQKYFLVGAGAIGCELLKNFAMIGLGCGEGGEIVVTDMDTIEKSNLNRQFLFRPWDVTKLKSDTAAAAVRQMNPHIRVTSHQNRVGPDTERIYDDDFFQNLDGVANALDNVDARMYMDRRCVYYRKPLLESGTLGTKGNVQVVIPFLTESYSSSQDPPEKSIPICTLKNFPNAIEHTLQWARDEFEGLFKQPAENVNQYLTDPKFVERTLRLAGTQPLEVLEAVQRSLVLQRPQTWADCVAWACHHWHTQYSNNIRQLLHNFPPDQLTSSGAPFWSGPKRCPHPLTFDVNNPLHLDYVMAAANLFAQTYGLTGSQDRAAVATVLQSVQVPEFTPKSGVKIHVSDQELQSANASVDDSRLEELKATLPSPEKLPGFKMYPIDFEKDDDSNFHMDFIVAASNLRAENYDIPPSDRHKSKLIAGKIIPAIATTTAAVVGLVCLELYKVVQGHQQLDSYKNGFLNLALPFFGFSEPLAAPHHQYYNQEWTLWDRFEVQGLQSNGEEMTLKQFLDYFKTEHKLEITMLSQGVSMLYSFFMPAAKLKERLDQPMTEIVSRVSKRKLGRHVRALVLELCCNDESGEDVEVPYVRYTIR; from the exons atgtCCGGCTCGCCGCTGTCCAAGAAACGTCGCGTGTCCGGGCCTGATCCAAAGCCGGGTTCTAACTGTTCCCCTGCCCGCTCCGTGTTGTCCGAAGTGCCCTCGGTGCCAACCAAC GGAATGGCGAAGAACGGCAGTGAAGCAGACATAGATGAGGGACTTTACTCCCGGCAGCT GTATGTGTTGGGCCACGAGGCAATGAAGCGGCTCCAGACGTCCAGCGTACTGGTATCAGGCCTGCGGGGCCTGGGCGTGGAGATTGCTAAGAACATCATCCTTGGTGGGGTCAAGGCCGTCACTCTGCATGACCAGGGCACTGCCCAGTGGGCCGACCTCTCCTCCCAG TTCTACCTGCGGGAGGAGGACATTGGGAAAAACCGGGCTGAGgtctcccagccccacctggcTGAGCTCAACAGCTACGTGCCTGTCAGCGCCTATACTGGACCCCTCGTAGAGGACTTCCTCAGTGACTTCCAG GTGGTGGTCCTCACCAACACCCCCCTGGAGGACCAGCTGCGGGTGGGTGAGTTCTGTCACAGCCATGGCATCAAGCTGGTGGTGGCAGACACGCGGGGCCTGTTTGG GCAGCTTTTCTGTGACTTTGGAGAGGAAATGATCCTCACAGATTCTAATGGGGAGCAGCCGCTCAGTGCTATGGTTTCTATGGTCACCAAG GACAACCCCGGTGTGGTTACCTGTCTGGATGAGGCCCGGCATGGCTTTGAGAGTGGCGACTTTGTCTCCTTTTCGGAAGTACAGGGCATGATTGAACTCAACGGAAGTCAGCCCATGGAAATCAAAGTCCTGG GTCCTTACACCTTTAGCATCTGTGACACCTCCAACTTCTCTGATTATATCCGTGGAGGCATCGTCAGCCAGGTCAAAGTACCCAAGAAGATCAGCTTT AAATCCTTGCTGGCCTCCCTGGCAGAGCCTGACTTCGTGATGACGGACTTCGCCAAGTTTTCCCGCCCCACCCAGCTGCACATTGGCTTCCAGGCCCTGCACCAGTTCTGTGCTCAGCATGGCCGGCCCCCTCGGCCCCGCAATGAG GAGGATGCCACAGAGCTGGTGACCTTGGCCCAGGCTGTGAATGCTCAAGCCCTGCCAGCGGTGCAGCAGGACAGCCTGGATGAGGACCTCATTCGAAAGCTGGCATATGTGGCTGCTGGGGATCTGGCACCCATAAATGCCTTCATCGGGGGTCTAGCTGCCCAGGAGGTCATGAAG GCTTGCTCCGGGAAGTTTATGCCCATCATGCAGTGGCTGTACTTTGATGCACTGGAGTGTCTCCCCGAGGACAAAGAGGCTCTCACGGAGGACAAGTGCCTCCCG CGCCAGAACCGTTATGATGGGCAGGTAGCTGTATTTGGCTCATACCTGCAAGAGAAGTTGGGCAAGCAGAAGTACTTCCTG GTGGGCGCAGGGGCCATTGGCTGTGAACTGCTCAAGAACTTTGCCATGATTGGgctgggctgtggggagggaggagaaattgTCGTCACAGACATGGACACCATTGAGAAGTCAAATCTGAACAGACAGTTTCTGTTCCGGCCCTGGGACGTCACG AAGTTAAAGTCTGACACAGCTGCTGCAGCTGTGCGCCAGATGAATCCGCACATCCGAGTGACAAGCCACCAGAACCGTGTAGGCCCTGACACCGAGCGCATCTATGATGACGATTTCTTCCAAAACTTGGATGGTGTGGCCAACGCCCTGGATAATGTGGATGCCC gcatgTACATGGACCGCCGCTGCGTGTACTACCGTAAGCCACTGCTGGAGTCAGGCACACTGGGCACCAAGGGCAATGTGCAGGTGGTGATCCCCTTCCTGACAGAATCATACAGCTCCAGCCAGGACCCGCCTGAAAAGTCCATCCCCATCTGCACACTGAAGAACTTCCCCAATGCCATCGAGCACACCCTGCAG TGGGCTAGAGACGAGTTTGAAGGCCTCTTCAAGCAGCCGGCAGAAAACGTCAACCAGTACCTCAC AGACCCCAAGTTTGTGGAGCGGACCCTGCGGCTGGCGGGCACCCAACCCCTGGAGGTGCTGGAGGCCGTGCAGCGCAGCCTGGTGCTGCAGCGGCCACAGACCTGGGCCGACTGTGTGGCCTGGGCCTGCCACCACTGGCACACCCAGTACTCTAACAACATCCGGCAGCTGCTGCACAACTTCCCTCCTGACCAG CTCACAAGCTCGGGAGCTCCATTCTGGTCTGGGCCCAAACGCTGTCCACACCCGCTCACCTTTGATGTCAACAAT CCTCTGCATCTGGACTACGTGATGGCTGCTGCCAACCTGTTTGCCCAGACCTACGGGCTGACAGGCTCTCAGGACCGAGCTGCCGTGGCAACAGTTCTACAGTCTGTGCAGGTCCCCGAGTTTACCCCCAAGTCCGGCGTCAAGATCCATGTCTCTGACCAGGAGCTACAGAGCGCCAATGCCTCTGTTG ATGACAGTCGTCTGGAGGAGCTCAAGGCCACACTGCCCAGTCCAGAAAAGCTCCCTGGGTTCAAGATGTACCCCATTGACTTCGAGAAG GATGATGACAGCAACTTCCATATGGATTTCATTGTGGCTGCATCCAACCTCCGGGCGGAGAACTATGACATTCCCCCTTCAGACCGGCACAAG AGCAAGCTGATTGCAGGAAAGATCATCCCAGCCATTGCCACGACCACAGCAGCCGTGGTTGGCCTTGTGTGTCTAGAGCTGTACAAGGTGGTGCAGGGGCACCAACAGCTTGACTCCTATAAGAATGGTTTCCTCAATTTGGCCCTGCCTTTCTTTGGCTTCTCTGAACCCCTGGCAGCACCCCATCATCAG TACTATAACCAAGAGTGGACGTTGTGGGATCGCTTTGAAGTACAGGGGCTGCAGTCTAATGGTGAGGAGATGACCCTCAAACAGTTCCTTGACTACTTCAAG aCAGAGCATAAGCTGGAGATCACCATGCTGTCCCAGGGCGTGTCTATGCTCTACTCCTTCTTCATGCCAGCCGCCAAGCTCAAGGAACGGTTGGATCAGCC gaTGACAGAGATCGTAAGCCGTGTGTCGAAGCGAAAGCTGGGCCGCCACGTGCGGGCCCTGGTGCTTGAGCTGTGCTGCAACGATGAGAGCGGTGAGGACGTTGAGGTCCCCTATGTACGATACACCATCCGCTGA